The following is a genomic window from Onthophagus taurus isolate NC chromosome 1, IU_Otau_3.0, whole genome shotgun sequence.
GTTCGAAACGCGACTGATTCACGGTTTTCACGTTTCGGTTTGTCGACATCGGCGATATCGATTACTTTttgaaagaggaaaaaaatacGCGGCATTaactataatattattatggGGGGGTAGTAAATTTTAGGGGGTtcgtgtttaaaattaaataggttggattgggtttGTAATGAAAACGGGggttacatttatttatgtatGCGAAGTTCCGTTCTTATTCTGTGACCTCGATCCATAACAGGGTCGTTTTTGTATTGAACATAGAAAGAATGAGAAAAAATAAGggagaaaaataatgtaaatttaggGAGGAAATTTGTGTTGTATTGGTTTTTTAAGTGGGACACGTGGACTGTGCGTGCAGTTTCTATGTTGTTGTTACCGTAATAAAGTCTCGAAAGAAAAGAGAAtcaatttaagttttaaactgtaatttaaaaattagaatttaaaatattttatataaaagtagaGTGAGAACTATGGTATACAACAAAATGGTAAGAGCAAATTATGCGACGATTAATGACtcataaataagaaaaaagttcATCAtcagaaaacaaaataaaagtttataagTCGATATAAACTTGTTATATAAACTTATAGTCTTGTACAGATGCGAATCGTGGGTGTTATCTTATCGGTAAAAGTTAAAAGCAAGATTAGAGCAGCAGAATTGAAATACCACTAAAATACCACTACTTGAAGGCATACTTTCTTCATCTGCACTATTACGTTTATTACTGCTCAAAAATCAGCTCATTATCAAAGATACAAGAGCCAAAAATCACAAAACtactttttatcaaatttatgcCATCCTTTTATTTATATGAAGCGTTGTGTTTAACTTGGCTTAAATTAGAAGTTGATTGACTGAATCGAATCTGCAACACTTGCTCATACAGTTTTTCCAAAAGTAACGCATAGACTCTATATTACCATGATAGTCCTCAATCTTCTCGTGCAGATCATAGTTGCGAAAGTACCAAGGTGCATCGACCATGTCCCTCAGTGCTTTGTTTTGTAGTAGTTGAATGATTTGAATATTAGTTTTACTAGCACAGGTCCAAAATTGTAGGCTGTTTAACTATACTGGCTTTAGTACTTGCTTATAAAAGAGCAGCTTATTGTGAATGGGTAACTTTCAAGTTCCTTCCAAGCAACCAGtacattcttttatattttagattaaactcttcttttttctttttcacatGGGCTTTCCAGCATAGCCTTGCGTCTAAAGTGATGCCCAGGTATTTCGCTGAGTTATCATATCAGGCATCATTTATTCTGATGGGTATACGGTATTTTAATCTATTGGTGAAGTCTACATGATTTTTTCCTATTGCCATGGTAGCTGTTTCAAGATCAGGAATATGGCTAGTGTAAAACAAGTAGAGTACTGGGCCGAGCACACTATCTTGTGGCACTACAGCCTGGATCTTTCTTAAGTTAGAATAGGCCTCCACctgttttattctaaaatatcTTCCTGCAAGATATGATTTTACCAATTGAGAGTATTCTTGTGGCaagattttattcaatttatgaAGTAAGCCTTCCTGCTAGACTTTATCAAAAGCCTGGGCTACATCTAGGaatatagtttttaataatatttgttatcCTGTGTATCTGGTCTATTGTAGAGTGGCTTTTTTTGAAGTCGAACTGGTGCGAAGGGATTAGGTTCTTTTCCTCTATTATCGGTCTTTAATCGTTTAAGAAATagcttttcaaataatttcgCAATTACTGGCTTGAATACTTGAATACTTCCTCAGCTTGCATTCCTGATTTagaaatcattattatttccgCTATTTTCCACATCATCTTAATCTAAATGTTGCGTTAATAAGATAAGTCAGTTTTACTATTCCTTTCTTTGGGAGCCGTTTAAGAATTTCTTTTGTGGTTTAATCGAATCCAGGTGCTACCTTTGGATGAATATTCGTTTTCATTTCTTCCAAAACTTCTTTTGGAGTGGTGAGTGAAATCTCGACATCCTCTTGTGTTGGTTCATTCCAATCTTGTGGGTCTTCCCCTTCATTTGGTTATAAGATCAATTCCACCTGTTGTGCAAATCTCGTTGCTTTTTGTACGTCATGTCGAGACTAAATTCCATCTGCCTTTCTCATTGGTGGGTTTTGGAGGGTTGGTAGTTTTAGACTTTTCGTGGCTTTCCACAAAGAGTAGTCAGATTTACTGTCGTtggttaattctagtgatggAACGAATAGTAATTTTGCGaaaccggatattcggcatctccttcggccggatatccggttatccggcatatctatgcGGCCATTacggttataatttctgtTGCATTTCGGAAGTGATACGCTATATTGCCACATTactgcgatatttgaataaaaatgaaattaataagaaagctgataagatatgtcaacttatttggatcgaaGATACAAAATGAGCTTTTTtaatgctgatttaactaacgaagcaactctaaaaagaggatactttaattaataattggcgatatttccacaaagatccttcaagaaataaattttacagcgaattttgaaagttatcgatgaaaattgcaacatcgaaaattttatcaaaacgtcaaatatcgttttctcgaaaactaaaagatatttttgaaatcatgTTGGTTCTTAACTTTTGAGAAATGAATTGTCTCATGttatatattaatttcatGTTTATGTAGGTTTTTTTCAAACATGCATTGATATGATCACAGAAGCTTAGACCCTCATCAAAAATTACTCCTAAATTCTTGACTTTTTCCTTCAACTCCAGCCGTGTACCATCAAGCGCAATTTATCCTATTTTATTGATATGTAAACCATGTTGGCGAGAGTTTTCGaccaacaaatttaaatcttgCTGAATTTTAGCAACAACGTCCTCCACCTCTTCCACCCTAGCTGACATATATATTTGTGTATCATCCGCATAACAGTGATAATCGCAATactgtaaacaatttgttaaaCTGCTGACATAAACTGACAAAAAGCAAAGGTGAAAGAATTGACCCCTGAGGGCAGCCAGAACAAGGTATTCAAGAAATCAGACAAGTAACCATCAACACACACTGCCTGCTGGCGATTTGATACAAAATCCATGATTAAGCTAATTGCCCGTGGACCCAGGCCGTTAAATTGCAATATTGCTGTATAATATTGCTGATGTTCAAACCATCCCAACCTTTTGCCTTAGATTTGATAGAACTTATTACATTCTCAATCTGGGACTCCaatacaaaatcaaattccgttccaccactagtttAGTCTCTCAGGCTTCCGATGGAATCATCTTTGATACACTGTATTTCTCTCTTTAATTGTTGGGTAGCATTATCCAGGGGGATTCTATTATACAAAGGAAATTCCTTTGTGAAGATGACTTTAATAATACACCTTTGTGTAGTTCCTCTCGTCCccatatgcaaatttgaaAAGCCGTTGCCCCAAAAAACGATATCAGACCAACGTAAGTGATTAATCTTTCTAGTTATAGGATAGCGGTAACGTTCGGAAATCGCGTGACTTCAAGTCGTCTGCAGTTATGGGATTTATGGGTTCTTTGGGGTTCGTTGAAACTGAAAAATCTGGGGCATTGCCTTTTCAGGTCGATTTCTTTACATGTGAAAAGAACACGATGTTCAAAAagatttgtatcaaaaaaaatcatttggaattaattaatgtcacaatttttaattagccACCTTGTGGTAAATACCCgtactaaaagaaatttaaataaacataacctatttaaaaagaattatttaactcataaaactttttttacaaataaacaaataagaataatttgaaaatgtttaaacgaGAAACTtagaaatatattaataatacaaaaacttacttttcttttgacaaatttgaatttatcgATTCTGCGATATCTTGACAACTTAGACAAACCGCGAAGCAAACGaaattataggttatgttgatCGTGTAGCGATTCCGAATATCCTGTCAAATCCGAAAAACTACCCCATTTTTTGGCATTTCCGAGTGCGCGAAAGACAAGGCTGTTCTTAACGCCGTCGTTGGTAAATTCAtttcttccaaaaattttgaaaagtaacTTAAAAGAAGAAAGTATGAGTGACGTATCTAAGGTAACGCAACGTAAAGGGAAATCGAACGAAAAACCGGTCGAAAAACCCcacgaaaataataaagaagaaaaaggcgatgaaaaaattgtaccgtaagtttaatttaattcattggTGCTaggtttaatttgaaattttttagaaaatttggaCTTTTACCACGATTTCCTCACCAAAGAGTTTGGAGTAGGCTCGTTTTGGTAATCGGGATTATGATTtacgtttattattattcaactAAAGTAAAAGTGGTAACGTTCGCTAGACAGGGTGAAATTTTGGAGCAGCGAGGGCATAATTTTCAATGTGATGTTGATTTTGAAGaagatttagttaattttccTGAGTGTACACCTGGAGCTTGTGGTCGatttgtttcagataaaattgtTACTAGTACTGAAGCTGAAATACTCTTAAAACTTGctaaaaaaggtttagaattaGGCGGTTCTGATGGTGGGGCCTCCGTTTTAGATTTACATTCCGGTGCTCTTTCATATGGGAGAAAATTCATCAATGTTTATTCATTAGAAAAATCAGATGAAGTATTTACTGCACCTGATTTAACCGTTTACAAaatagttaaagaaaaaataaaatatgccataGCACAATTATTTGATCTCCACCCAGACTTCATTTACTTAACACATCCAACATTTTTTAGTAGATTAACAAACGCTGAACCTAAGACTGAACACGACGAATACTGGCATACACATATCGATaaggtaaaattaaatatttcaattcatcattcgttttaataattttgatttttaggaTACCTACGAATCCTTTCATTATACCTCATTGTTATATCTTAACGACTACAATTACGATTTTCGAGGGGGgagatttgtttttgttgatggACCATTTGAAAAACGTACCAATGTTACTGTAGAACCACGTAAGGGAAGAGTTTCCATGTTCACCTCCGGCGCTGAAAATACACATTTCGTTGAACGTGTCGAATCAGGCACTAGATATGCTGTTACAATTTCTTTTACATGCGATATAACTAAATCAATTGAAGATCCTGTTATTCCAGATTAGAAggattcattttatttaactaTTAGTACTTATTCaaagtattatttttagtttttatgttATGAAGATGGTTAAATGTTGTTTGAATAaatgtaatttgttttttgactgtttaaaaacgtttttttatttttttgttgcagTCATAAGCATTATTTTGAGGATTTAATATAggaattgtaataataataagtttatttttgtaatataaaatattatttaatttacggATGAATTCAGTTAAGTATTATTGGCCGTTGAGGTTTTCTATTGCATATAACCCATGTAAAGTCGAtacgaagtaattttaaagacCCAATGACAgatacataacctcaatttgattttttttcaatttcttattCAAATCGTTATTTAGCCGGGTGAAggtattaaaaatgataatctTAGCATAGTAAGAATGGAAAATAGGCGTCCGTTGtgagaattaataaaattttaaatgaaaattcatAATCTCAAAATTTGAGCATTTTGAGAATGTTTCCGTTGAATCTAGAAGAAAATGATCAGATATCtgaaaagcaatttaaagaaacattaaaactataagatttcatacataaatatagttattataaaaatttaaataatatttaatcaaattaaattagtgaCTTTACAAATGTTAAAGTTGGTAatacagaaaattttaaaaaacgaattTCTAGTTAATGGAATTGACCAATCAGGAGAcactatttttcaatttcaacactaaacaaacaaaaataaaaaattttagtgtGATTTTGAACTTGAGAGAACCATAGAAAATAGCTTCGTAGAAATGCAACTCTATAAACAAAAACTTCGTAAATGGAACGCAtgtggcgccatctgttggggatattttggaattattcaGCTAAGAATCGAACCACTAGAATACAGGttgggtttatatataaaagctcCAACCACAGAATAACTGTTTGGAAAGTGTTTGGAGCCACTATGCCACTTAACGTTCCGACTGGTTGAAAATTCCAATTCAATAATGCCACCACCTGGCCACCACATTTGAATATTACTGCATCATATTATGACATGTGAGATTGCATCTGACGAGCTTCCAACCAGTTATAACGAACGTTAGCTGAAACTGAGCTGAGACAAAGctataatgtcaattataatcTAATTGTTTAATCAtaccattattattttattatactcttaccgaaaaatcactttaaaatgacgttttcatctgtcattctgaacaaacttcaacttttaaaagGTGAAGTTagcagcaaatttaaaaatataacacgaTGTGGAatctatactttttaaattaaaagaatgatactggtaataattattattgctgTCTCTCATCATTcctactattaataataaaattgttagtttaattaaattatttcacaatAGACGCTAATGCCATCTTACGGGAGACTTTCGACATACAATCAGTCCCAAGTTCTCCTATCAAAGATCCCTGGGAATCTCAATAAGACGCTATCCTtgcagcatcggatgctgtaaggagtctcattacagcacccgtttgagtactctAATAGCTTTCATATTTTCCGTGGTAGTAATGCTAGCGGTTGTAAATACCGCAGAATttcatacaatttttgtaatgcaGAACGATTCGACAACGTTTCTATTCCCTCATCATCTCATTCGCAAGTCTCTTTATACAGGACTGTAGCGACAATTTCATCATCCGTTAAAAATTCCGAAGTTGCCACATTTTCATTACAGTTTACGTAGTCTTGGGTATGATTCATTTCGGAGGTCCAATACAACCTTTACAAATAAACTATATAAGTGTCATGTCGtcttcttcattaaaaatcttcaTTGTTGACAGAG
Proteins encoded in this region:
- the LOC111416338 gene encoding 2-oxoglutarate and iron-dependent oxygenase domain-containing protein 3-like, whose amino-acid sequence is MSDVSKVTQRKGKSNEKPVEKPHENNKEEKGDEKIVPKFGLLPRFPHQRVWSRLVLVIGIMIYVYYYSTKVKVVTFARQGEILEQRGHNFQCDVDFEEDLVNFPECTPGACGRFVSDKIVTSTEAEILLKLAKKGLELGGSDGGASVLDLHSGALSYGRKFINVYSLEKSDEVFTAPDLTVYKIVKEKIKYAIAQLFDLHPDFIYLTHPTFFSRLTNAEPKTEHDEYWHTHIDKDTYESFHYTSLLYLNDYNYDFRGGRFVFVDGPFEKRTNVTVEPRKGRVSMFTSGAENTHFVERVESGTRYAVTISFTCDITKSIEDPVIPD